In a genomic window of Thermoanaerobaculales bacterium:
- a CDS encoding metallophosphoesterase: protein MSASMRFAVFLAIALAVWLVQHIYVGWRLWPLPAIASAVGHRAMVAVLVAGFLSYPLGRILYAAGWHAAGRALEYAGAVWMGTLFLLFASLLFVDVVTLGGFVLRPWVGALRTAAVALSVVAAAAGLISARLGPRVVRLEVPMATLPQAADGLTIAHLSDVHLGTILGPSFLERLIGRTRALEPDLVVITGDLVDGDAGVVEEMVPQMRELRAPKGVFAVLGNHEFYAGRDRSRALLEGAGFSVLDNASEELVPGLFLAGVPDARGSAQTGPAEADLEAALAGVGEDAAVVLLQHAPEAEARAAAAGVGLMLNGHTHGGQLWPFHYFVQRVYPHLAGVYRVNGMTQVVSRGSGQWGPPMRFLAPSEIYLITLRSGRPASPPASAPDAERQ, encoded by the coding sequence ATGAGTGCGTCGATGCGCTTCGCCGTCTTCCTCGCGATCGCGCTTGCGGTCTGGCTGGTCCAGCACATCTATGTCGGCTGGCGGCTGTGGCCGTTGCCGGCGATCGCCTCGGCGGTGGGGCATCGGGCCATGGTGGCGGTGCTGGTCGCCGGCTTCCTGAGCTACCCGCTGGGCCGCATCCTCTATGCGGCCGGGTGGCACGCCGCCGGCCGAGCTCTCGAGTACGCGGGCGCGGTGTGGATGGGCACCCTGTTTCTCCTGTTTGCCTCTCTCCTGTTCGTGGACGTCGTCACGCTCGGTGGCTTCGTCCTGCGGCCGTGGGTTGGGGCTCTTCGCACCGCCGCCGTCGCGCTGTCCGTCGTCGCGGCCGCCGCCGGGCTGATCAGCGCCCGGCTCGGGCCTCGGGTGGTACGGCTCGAGGTGCCCATGGCCACCTTGCCGCAGGCGGCGGACGGGCTGACGATCGCCCACCTGAGCGACGTCCACCTCGGCACCATCCTCGGACCGAGCTTCCTCGAGCGGCTGATCGGGCGCACCCGCGCGCTCGAGCCCGACCTGGTGGTGATCACCGGCGACCTGGTCGACGGCGACGCCGGCGTGGTCGAGGAGATGGTGCCGCAGATGCGGGAGCTGCGGGCGCCCAAGGGCGTGTTCGCGGTGCTCGGCAACCACGAGTTCTACGCCGGCCGCGACCGCTCGCGCGCGCTGCTCGAGGGCGCCGGGTTCTCGGTGCTCGACAACGCCTCCGAGGAGCTCGTGCCGGGGCTCTTCCTCGCCGGCGTGCCGGACGCGAGGGGTTCGGCCCAGACCGGGCCGGCCGAGGCGGACCTCGAGGCCGCGCTCGCCGGGGTGGGGGAGGACGCCGCGGTCGTGCTCCTGCAGCACGCTCCCGAGGCCGAGGCGCGCGCGGCCGCCGCCGGCGTCGGCCTGATGCTCAACGGCCACACCCACGGCGGCCAGCTGTGGCCCTTCCACTACTTTGTCCAGCGCGTATACCCCCACCTCGCCGGCGTCTACCGGGTGAACGGCATGACCCAGGTCGTGAGCCGCGGCTCCGGCCAGTGGGGCCCGCCGATGCGCTTCCTCGCGCCCTCGGAGATCTACCTCATCACCCTTCGGTCGGGAAGACCCGCATCCCCGCCCGCTTCCGCGCCCGATGCTGAGAGGCAGTGA
- a CDS encoding NAD(P) transhydrogenase subunit alpha — translation MADLALMLLVFGLSFGVGYALISRVPPLLHTPLMSMTNAISAVTILGAILLFAAPMSAGDKVIGAVALVTAAFNLVGGFVITDRMTSLFKTHQEPARDSGVAAE, via the coding sequence ATGGCCGACCTGGCACTCATGCTGCTCGTTTTCGGACTGTCGTTCGGTGTGGGCTACGCACTGATCTCGCGGGTTCCGCCGTTGCTCCACACGCCGCTGATGTCGATGACCAACGCCATCTCGGCCGTGACCATCCTCGGCGCCATCCTGCTGTTCGCCGCTCCGATGAGCGCCGGCGACAAGGTGATCGGCGCGGTCGCGCTCGTCACCGCTGCATTCAACCTGGTCGGTGGGTTCGTGATCACCGACCGTATGACGAGCTTGTTCAAGACCCATCAGGAACCTGCAAGGGACAGTGGAGTCGCCGCCGAATGA
- a CDS encoding aminotransferase class I/II-fold pyridoxal phosphate-dependent enzyme: protein MISTKCLSERLLRAEYAVRGPIVQRAQELEAQGRQVIYCNIGNPQALKQRPLTYIRQLLCLLEYPELLDDGAVLSRFPRDIVDRARFVLGRHGHGLGAYTQSAGIPFIRQAVADFISRRDGIPADPARVILTDGASKGAQAVLTALIRTADDGFMIPIPQYPLYSASLTLLGGRAIGYFLDERNRWQLSEEILTESLARARRSGTNAVGIVVINPGNPTGAVLTRENIEMIIGFARRHGLAVIADEVYQENVYASGCAFHSFAKVLHSLGDTTTPLFSLHSVSKGFLGECGHRGGYLELRNVPDDVLGEFIKLQSINLCANVPGQIATYLMVAPPAPGEESHATYVRERDAILDDLRTKARILGEGINKIPGMSVDVPQGAMYAFVRFELPEEPGVDLGAMSDSERERYAAGRDAAYCLALLEETGICVVPGSGFGQLPGTLHLRTTFLPPRDEIQEMVARLGSFHARYTRRIKERSA, encoded by the coding sequence ATGATCTCTACCAAATGCCTGAGTGAGAGACTGCTCCGCGCCGAGTACGCGGTGCGCGGGCCGATCGTCCAGCGGGCGCAGGAGCTGGAGGCCCAGGGCCGGCAGGTGATCTACTGCAACATCGGCAACCCCCAGGCACTCAAGCAGCGGCCGCTGACGTACATTCGCCAGCTTCTCTGCCTGCTCGAGTACCCCGAGCTGCTCGATGACGGCGCCGTTCTTTCCCGGTTCCCGCGGGACATCGTCGACAGGGCGCGATTCGTGCTTGGCAGGCATGGCCATGGCTTGGGGGCCTACACGCAGAGCGCCGGCATCCCCTTCATCCGCCAGGCCGTCGCCGACTTCATCTCTCGCCGCGACGGCATCCCCGCGGACCCGGCACGCGTCATCCTGACGGACGGCGCGAGCAAGGGCGCGCAGGCCGTCCTCACGGCGCTCATCAGGACCGCCGACGACGGCTTCATGATCCCGATCCCGCAGTACCCGCTCTACAGCGCCAGCCTCACGCTCCTCGGCGGCCGGGCGATCGGCTACTTTCTGGACGAGCGAAACCGCTGGCAGCTCAGCGAGGAGATCCTCACCGAGAGCCTCGCTCGCGCCCGCCGGAGCGGGACCAACGCCGTCGGCATCGTGGTGATCAACCCGGGCAATCCGACCGGTGCGGTGCTGACGCGCGAGAACATCGAGATGATCATCGGGTTTGCCCGGCGCCACGGGCTGGCCGTGATCGCCGACGAGGTCTACCAGGAGAACGTGTACGCCTCGGGCTGCGCCTTCCACTCGTTTGCCAAGGTGCTCCACTCCCTGGGCGACACCACGACCCCGCTCTTCAGCCTCCACTCGGTGTCCAAGGGCTTCCTCGGCGAGTGCGGGCACAGGGGAGGGTACCTCGAGCTGAGAAACGTCCCGGACGACGTGCTCGGGGAGTTCATCAAGCTGCAGTCGATCAACCTCTGTGCGAACGTGCCGGGGCAGATCGCCACCTACCTGATGGTCGCGCCGCCGGCGCCCGGGGAGGAGAGCCACGCGACCTACGTTCGGGAACGGGACGCGATCCTCGACGACCTGAGGACGAAGGCGCGAATCCTCGGCGAGGGCATCAACAAGATCCCCGGAATGTCGGTGGACGTGCCGCAGGGTGCGATGTATGCCTTCGTCCGCTTCGAGCTGCCGGAAGAGCCGGGAGTGGATCTCGGCGCGATGTCCGACTCGGAGCGCGAACGGTACGCGGCGGGACGTGACGCTGCATACTGCCTGGCCCTGCTCGAGGAGACGGGCATCTGCGTCGTGCCGGGCTCCGGCTTCGGCCAGCTCCCGGGAACGCTGCACCTCCGAACCACGTTCCTGCCTCCGCGCGACGAGATCCAGGAGATGGTCGCCCGGCTCGGGAGCTTCCACGCCCGGTACACGCGCCGGATCAAGGAGAGGTCCGCGTGA
- a CDS encoding NAD(P)(+) transhydrogenase (Re/Si-specific) subunit beta, which produces MTGSISLVIDLSIILLLVVGIAQFRTPRGARLGNATAATALLLAIALVLYRNHIGDPALLVMALLVGGIIGTIIAMRITMIQIPAMVAFQHGAGGVAACAIAFVELTRAGMPAHVVGVVSGFLGLAIGAATFSGSMLASGKLAGKLRQTPTVLPGHNLLLLGLVVAIAVLCVASVSADGLALPLLLAGALVASVLLGYVFAIRIGGADMPVLISFLNATAGLAAAFCGIVIQNRLLIACGATVAASGSILTAVMCKAMNRSFIKVLGQSKPAAPAAAEAAPSLTVAAPTRIERSFSEAMAVAKDLLEEAESVVIIPGYGMALASAQFEVASLAKRLGEMGKTVSFAIHPVAGRMPGHMNVLLAEADVDYDQLLEMDDVNRLFAATDVAIVVGACDVVNPAAIRVADTPISGMPILNAHEARNVLVCNLDERPGYSGVPNSLYDEPSTLLLFGDAKATVTELLESVQEIDVLAREKAS; this is translated from the coding sequence ATGACTGGCTCAATCTCTCTCGTCATCGACCTCTCGATCATCCTGCTGCTGGTGGTCGGCATCGCCCAGTTCCGCACGCCTCGCGGCGCCCGGCTCGGCAACGCCACCGCGGCCACTGCCCTGCTGCTCGCGATCGCGCTCGTGCTGTATCGCAACCACATCGGGGATCCGGCGCTGCTCGTGATGGCGTTGCTGGTCGGCGGCATCATCGGGACCATCATCGCCATGCGCATCACCATGATTCAGATCCCCGCCATGGTGGCGTTCCAGCACGGCGCGGGCGGAGTGGCGGCGTGCGCCATCGCCTTCGTCGAGCTCACCCGTGCCGGCATGCCGGCGCATGTGGTCGGAGTGGTGTCAGGGTTCCTGGGACTGGCGATCGGTGCGGCGACCTTCAGCGGCAGCATGCTGGCCAGCGGCAAGCTGGCAGGCAAGCTGAGACAGACGCCGACCGTGCTCCCGGGGCACAACCTGCTGCTGCTCGGGCTCGTAGTCGCGATCGCGGTGCTGTGCGTCGCCTCCGTCAGCGCGGACGGGCTGGCGCTGCCGCTGCTGCTGGCGGGCGCGCTGGTCGCGTCGGTGCTCCTCGGCTACGTGTTCGCCATCCGGATCGGCGGCGCTGACATGCCGGTCCTGATCTCGTTCCTGAACGCCACCGCAGGCCTGGCGGCGGCGTTCTGCGGCATCGTCATCCAGAACCGGCTGCTGATCGCCTGCGGCGCCACGGTGGCCGCGTCCGGCTCCATCCTCACCGCGGTGATGTGCAAGGCGATGAATCGGAGCTTCATCAAGGTGCTCGGACAAAGCAAGCCGGCCGCGCCTGCAGCGGCCGAGGCGGCGCCATCGTTGACGGTTGCCGCGCCGACGCGGATCGAGAGGAGCTTCTCGGAGGCGATGGCCGTGGCCAAGGACCTGCTCGAGGAAGCAGAAAGCGTCGTCATCATCCCGGGCTACGGCATGGCCCTGGCGAGCGCCCAGTTCGAGGTCGCCTCGCTCGCGAAGCGGCTGGGGGAGATGGGCAAGACCGTGAGCTTCGCCATCCACCCGGTCGCGGGACGAATGCCCGGGCACATGAACGTCCTTCTCGCCGAGGCCGATGTGGACTACGATCAGCTCCTGGAGATGGACGACGTGAACCGCCTGTTTGCGGCGACCGACGTCGCCATCGTCGTCGGCGCCTGTGACGTGGTCAACCCGGCGGCGATCAGGGTTGCGGACACGCCGATCTCCGGGATGCCGATCCTGAATGCACACGAGGCCCGCAATGTCCTCGTCTGCAACCTCGACGAGCGCCCGGGCTACTCGGGAGTGCCGAATTCCCTCTATGATGAGCCGTCCACTCTGCTGCTCTTCGGTGACGCGAAGGCCACCGTGACCGAGCTGCTCGAGAGCGTGCAGGAAATCGATGTCCTGGCGAGGGAAAAGGCGTCATGA
- the malQ gene encoding 4-alpha-glucanotransferase: MAPSLERSAGVLLHPTSLPSRFGTGDLGPAAVAYLRWLAGAGVTWWQVLPLHPPGPGRSPYSALSTFAGNELLISPGRLAEEGLVDPAWLDGAPSLPAEWVDFGAVEYWKGGLLREAFDRHRQQRRADLLQDLAEFRSRHSHWLDDFALFLALRRAHDGRAWYDWPRPLAFRDPAALAGWATDHRHEIELVVFCQFLFFRQWEALRAAARQEGVSILGDVPIFVALDSADVWAHPELFLLDGERRPRVVAGVPPDYFSATGQLWGNPLYDWDAIAADGYRWWIERLRHELTIADAVRLDHFRGFAAHWEVPASDADATGGRWVEGPGRALFDAVAAALGGLPFVAEDLGEITAEVVALRKDLGLPGMAILQFAFNPADRSLFLPYKLERDLVVYTGTHDNNTSLGWYLEDASAAERDLLRRYCGTDGHEIHWDMIRLALGSVAELAVIPHQDLAGLGGDCRMNTPGVAEGNWRFRVTPWMLSEDIQQRLADMIWTYGRAPTRPGDRI, encoded by the coding sequence ATGGCGCCGTCGCTCGAACGCTCAGCGGGTGTCCTCCTCCACCCGACGTCGCTGCCGTCCCGCTTCGGGACCGGCGACCTCGGGCCGGCGGCCGTCGCCTACCTGCGCTGGCTGGCGGGGGCGGGTGTGACCTGGTGGCAGGTGCTGCCGCTCCATCCGCCCGGGCCCGGCCGCTCTCCGTACTCGGCGCTGTCCACGTTTGCGGGCAACGAGCTGCTCATCAGCCCGGGCCGGCTCGCGGAGGAGGGGCTGGTGGATCCGGCGTGGCTCGACGGCGCGCCGAGCCTCCCGGCCGAGTGGGTCGACTTCGGCGCCGTCGAGTACTGGAAGGGCGGGCTGCTGCGGGAGGCGTTCGACCGCCACCGCCAGCAGCGACGGGCGGATCTCCTGCAGGACCTGGCGGAGTTCAGGTCTCGTCACAGCCACTGGCTCGACGACTTCGCCCTCTTCCTCGCCCTGCGCCGGGCGCACGACGGCCGCGCCTGGTACGACTGGCCGCGGCCGCTCGCCTTCCGCGACCCGGCAGCCCTCGCCGGATGGGCGACCGACCACCGCCACGAGATCGAGCTGGTCGTCTTCTGCCAGTTCCTGTTCTTCAGGCAGTGGGAGGCGCTGCGGGCGGCGGCGCGGCAGGAAGGGGTCTCGATCCTCGGCGACGTCCCGATCTTCGTGGCCCTCGACTCGGCCGACGTGTGGGCGCACCCGGAGCTGTTTCTGCTCGACGGCGAGCGGAGGCCCCGGGTAGTCGCCGGCGTGCCCCCGGACTATTTCTCCGCGACCGGCCAGCTGTGGGGCAACCCCCTCTACGACTGGGACGCGATCGCGGCCGACGGTTACCGGTGGTGGATCGAGCGCCTGCGCCACGAGCTCACCATCGCTGACGCGGTGCGGCTCGATCACTTCCGCGGGTTCGCGGCCCACTGGGAGGTGCCGGCGAGCGACGCCGACGCAACCGGCGGCCGCTGGGTCGAGGGCCCTGGCCGGGCGTTGTTCGACGCGGTGGCGGCAGCGCTGGGGGGGCTGCCGTTCGTGGCCGAGGATCTCGGCGAGATCACGGCCGAGGTGGTCGCTCTGCGCAAGGACCTGGGGCTGCCCGGGATGGCGATCCTGCAGTTCGCCTTCAACCCTGCCGACCGCTCGCTGTTCCTGCCCTACAAGCTCGAGCGCGACCTGGTGGTCTACACCGGCACCCACGACAACAACACCAGCCTCGGCTGGTACCTGGAGGACGCCTCCGCGGCCGAGCGCGACCTGCTGCGCCGCTACTGCGGGACCGACGGCCACGAGATCCACTGGGACATGATCCGGCTCGCGCTGGGCTCGGTGGCCGAGCTCGCCGTGATTCCCCACCAGGACCTGGCCGGCCTCGGCGGCGACTGCCGGATGAACACGCCCGGCGTCGCCGAGGGCAACTGGCGCTTCCGGGTCACTCCGTGGATGCTGTCCGAGGACATCCAGCAGCGGCTCGCCGACATGATCTGGACCTATGGACGGGCCCCCACCCGGCCAGGGGATAGGATCTAG
- a CDS encoding DnaB-like helicase N-terminal domain-containing protein yields the protein MAASADTIREAIEAALGAALISVTAAKTVAESLEADDFPQVQHRVVFEAIQRLIGRGVALDVLTVVAELEAADKLKAAGGASRVSDLMDSCPDPERVEAYIEIIKRATAEVSLDAALRRAKAGDEGAVTTAIAALEQLRPRPAAPETPSAPEWPTLQPEALHGLAGEIVSAIAPRTESDPVAILAQLLVAVGSAIGRAPYFMVEADRHGVNEFIVLVGRSARSRKGTSLGHVRRLLRGADEGWSSECHASGLGSGEGLVWAIRDQIVKFEKGAEVVVDSGVADKRLLVTEAEFGAVLKVLQRPGSTLSPVIRDSWDGHDLRTTTKNSPARATAPHISILGHITAEELRALLLETECANGFANRVMWLLVRRARLLPEGGGLMGDEFSGFVRQLQKVLDHGRRCGELKRTPAAREAWAAIYPELSADRPGLLGAMTARAEAHCVRLSLLYALLDSSPVIEVQHLAAALALWQYAEDSARYIFGAALGDPVADRLLDTIRTSPEGATMTVLHDALGRNVPAARITAALQHLEGLDLVFMERLTKTGGRPAIVWRPRR from the coding sequence ATGGCCGCCTCCGCCGACACCATCCGCGAAGCGATCGAGGCCGCCCTCGGAGCCGCGCTCATCTCCGTGACTGCCGCCAAGACGGTCGCCGAGTCCCTGGAGGCCGACGACTTCCCGCAGGTCCAGCATCGAGTTGTGTTCGAGGCGATCCAGCGCCTGATCGGACGCGGAGTTGCCCTCGACGTGCTGACCGTGGTCGCCGAGCTGGAGGCCGCGGACAAGCTCAAGGCCGCCGGCGGGGCGAGCCGGGTCAGCGACTTGATGGACTCCTGCCCGGACCCGGAGCGGGTCGAGGCCTACATCGAGATCATCAAGCGCGCGACCGCCGAGGTGAGCCTCGATGCGGCGCTGCGGCGGGCGAAGGCCGGAGACGAGGGGGCGGTCACCACCGCGATCGCCGCGCTCGAACAGCTCAGGCCGCGGCCCGCCGCCCCAGAGACCCCCAGCGCGCCCGAGTGGCCCACCCTGCAACCCGAGGCGCTGCACGGGCTCGCCGGCGAGATCGTCAGCGCGATCGCTCCGAGAACCGAAAGCGACCCGGTCGCGATCTTGGCGCAGCTGCTGGTCGCGGTCGGCAGCGCGATCGGGCGCGCGCCGTACTTCATGGTCGAGGCCGACAGGCATGGAGTCAACGAGTTCATCGTGTTGGTCGGGCGCTCCGCACGGAGTCGCAAGGGCACGAGCCTCGGTCACGTCAGGAGGCTTCTCCGAGGTGCCGATGAGGGATGGTCCAGCGAGTGCCACGCCTCCGGCCTCGGCTCCGGGGAAGGTCTGGTCTGGGCGATCCGCGACCAAATTGTGAAGTTCGAGAAGGGGGCGGAGGTCGTGGTCGATTCGGGCGTCGCCGACAAGCGACTCCTCGTCACCGAGGCCGAGTTCGGTGCGGTGTTGAAGGTGCTCCAGCGCCCCGGCTCCACATTGAGCCCGGTGATCCGCGACAGCTGGGACGGTCACGACCTGCGGACAACCACCAAGAACAGCCCCGCCCGGGCGACGGCTCCCCACATCTCCATCTTGGGCCACATCACCGCCGAGGAGCTGCGCGCCCTCCTCCTCGAAACGGAGTGCGCCAACGGCTTCGCCAACCGCGTCATGTGGTTGTTGGTGCGGCGGGCTCGGCTACTCCCCGAGGGCGGCGGATTGATGGGGGATGAGTTCAGCGGTTTCGTGCGGCAGCTCCAAAAAGTTCTTGACCACGGCCGACGATGTGGCGAGCTGAAGAGGACGCCGGCGGCCCGTGAGGCTTGGGCCGCGATCTACCCCGAGCTATCGGCCGACCGCCCCGGGTTGCTTGGGGCGATGACGGCGCGGGCCGAGGCCCACTGCGTTCGGCTGTCTCTCCTCTACGCGCTCCTTGATAGCTCGCCCGTGATCGAGGTGCAGCACCTGGCCGCGGCCTTGGCCCTCTGGCAGTACGCCGAGGATTCCGCGCGGTACATCTTCGGCGCTGCCCTCGGCGATCCCGTGGCCGACCGGCTCCTCGACACGATCCGCACCTCTCCCGAGGGCGCGACGATGACGGTGCTCCATGACGCGCTCGGCCGCAACGTACCGGCGGCGCGGATCACCGCCGCCCTCCAACACCTGGAAGGTCTCGACCTCGTCTTCATGGAGCGACTGACGAAGACGGGCGGCAGGCCCGCGATCGTCTGGAGGCCAAGGCGATGA
- a CDS encoding site-specific integrase, whose protein sequence is MPALIRKKTWTRTNRKGRKVETFGWQVQFPIGETAAPANGEEGEPAESAPRKVKYLFKSFPTKAEAQAFLDEKVAERKTGGVVKPSAQLVKAYLPEWLESAKPRLRANTAASYARIVKNYLVPQLGELPLQALTPALINGAYTRLLASGLSSRTVAYAHAVLRRALKAAVKGRLLSTNPAATLVEDLPKKDPTREMRPLTKAEAKALLDAARAVDDKGEPKHRLGIYFELALSTGMRPSELFALQWADLDLKARPPLVTVKHSLVRTGNAWKITEPKRNRSRRSVPIPEETVAALKAWKARQAEEKIAAGSAWKGERRFVFTTRTGEPLEIRNLAVRDLVRIARDAGLATEIPPKPPRRASTWEPAFTLYDLRHTCATILLADGVNPKVVSERLGHASAAFTMDVYCHVTPTMQAEATARYGALLYGG, encoded by the coding sequence ATGCCAGCCCTCATCCGAAAGAAGACGTGGACCCGGACGAACCGGAAGGGCCGCAAGGTCGAGACGTTCGGGTGGCAGGTCCAGTTCCCGATCGGCGAGACGGCCGCGCCGGCCAACGGCGAGGAAGGGGAGCCGGCCGAGAGTGCTCCGAGGAAGGTCAAGTACCTCTTCAAGTCCTTCCCGACGAAGGCCGAGGCTCAGGCGTTCCTCGATGAGAAAGTGGCAGAGCGGAAGACGGGCGGCGTTGTCAAGCCCTCCGCGCAGCTCGTCAAGGCGTACCTCCCCGAGTGGCTGGAGTCAGCCAAGCCGCGACTTCGCGCGAACACCGCTGCGAGCTACGCTCGGATCGTCAAGAACTACCTCGTGCCCCAGCTGGGGGAGCTTCCGCTTCAAGCCCTGACTCCGGCGCTGATCAACGGCGCGTACACCCGGCTCCTCGCAAGCGGCCTCAGCTCGCGGACTGTGGCCTATGCTCACGCTGTCCTGAGGCGGGCCTTGAAGGCGGCCGTCAAGGGGCGGCTCCTGTCGACCAACCCCGCCGCAACCCTTGTTGAGGACCTGCCCAAGAAAGACCCGACTCGGGAGATGCGCCCGCTGACCAAGGCTGAGGCAAAGGCACTCCTCGACGCGGCCCGGGCCGTTGACGACAAGGGGGAGCCCAAGCACCGACTCGGGATCTACTTCGAACTCGCCCTGTCGACCGGTATGAGGCCGAGCGAACTCTTCGCGCTCCAATGGGCGGACCTGGACCTCAAGGCTCGGCCCCCGCTCGTGACTGTCAAACACAGCCTCGTGAGGACGGGCAACGCCTGGAAGATCACCGAGCCCAAGCGGAACAGGAGCAGGCGTAGTGTGCCGATTCCCGAGGAGACGGTCGCAGCACTCAAGGCGTGGAAGGCGCGACAGGCGGAAGAGAAGATCGCGGCGGGCAGCGCGTGGAAGGGCGAGCGACGGTTCGTGTTCACCACGCGAACGGGCGAGCCCTTGGAGATCCGAAACTTGGCGGTTCGGGACCTCGTGAGGATTGCCCGGGATGCTGGCCTAGCAACCGAGATCCCGCCGAAGCCTCCGCGTCGCGCGTCGACGTGGGAGCCGGCGTTCACGCTGTATGACTTGCGCCACACATGCGCGACCATACTGTTGGCCGATGGAGTCAACCCCAAGGTCGTCAGCGAGCGCCTCGGCCACGCCTCGGCCGCGTTCACGATGGACGTGTACTGCCACGTCACGCCGACCATGCAGGCGGAAGCGACCGCGCGTTACGGCGCGCTGCTCTACGGCGGTTGA
- a CDS encoding NAD(P) transhydrogenase subunit alpha — translation MRIAVPKEILNAEKRVAAIPETVEKLRSKGFDVAVESGAGAGIFIDDSEYEKAGATIVKDVEQLFAGADIILKVKQPIFNEEKKKHEVEMMPEGSTLVTFLHPAAPDSHDIVRKLRDRKVTAFTMDGIPRISRAQRMDALTSMSTVTGYRAVLDAAQHLPRFLPMIGTAIGPIKPANVLVVGAGVVGLQAIATAKRLGGIVKAWDIREAARVEAGSLGAKVVGFDVPKELAIAEGGYARLLPEDWLKKEQEAIADVIAGSDIVVLSALVPGSLAPVIVTEQHVARMKPGSVIVDVSIDQGGNCALTRPSQEVMFNNVRICGLQNIPGRMAMHSAWLYAHNMFHYIDNLFKQVPGTPDLDDEIARASLVTKEGRIVFGPALEAMGER, via the coding sequence ATGCGAATCGCAGTCCCGAAGGAGATCCTGAACGCAGAGAAGCGTGTCGCAGCCATCCCCGAGACGGTCGAGAAGCTGCGCAGCAAGGGGTTTGACGTCGCCGTTGAGAGCGGCGCCGGCGCGGGCATCTTCATCGACGATTCCGAGTACGAGAAGGCAGGGGCCACGATCGTCAAGGACGTCGAGCAGCTGTTCGCCGGAGCCGACATCATCCTCAAGGTCAAGCAGCCGATATTCAACGAGGAGAAGAAGAAGCACGAGGTGGAGATGATGCCCGAGGGCTCGACCCTCGTCACCTTCCTCCATCCGGCCGCGCCCGACAGCCACGACATCGTGCGCAAGCTCCGCGACCGCAAGGTCACGGCGTTCACGATGGACGGCATCCCGAGGATTTCCCGCGCCCAGCGCATGGACGCGCTGACGTCGATGAGCACGGTCACCGGCTACCGCGCCGTCCTCGACGCCGCCCAGCACCTGCCCCGATTCCTGCCGATGATCGGCACCGCGATCGGCCCGATCAAACCGGCGAACGTGCTGGTGGTCGGCGCCGGCGTCGTGGGTCTGCAGGCGATCGCCACCGCCAAGCGCCTCGGCGGGATCGTCAAGGCGTGGGACATCCGCGAGGCCGCCCGCGTCGAGGCCGGAAGCCTGGGCGCGAAGGTCGTGGGCTTCGACGTGCCGAAGGAGCTGGCGATCGCCGAGGGCGGTTACGCCAGGCTCCTCCCCGAGGACTGGCTCAAGAAGGAGCAGGAGGCGATCGCCGACGTAATCGCCGGGTCGGACATCGTCGTGCTGTCGGCCCTCGTGCCTGGCTCGCTGGCTCCGGTGATCGTGACCGAGCAGCACGTCGCGCGGATGAAGCCGGGATCGGTGATCGTCGACGTCTCCATCGATCAGGGCGGCAACTGCGCGCTGACCAGGCCCAGCCAGGAGGTGATGTTCAACAACGTCCGCATCTGCGGGCTCCAGAACATCCCCGGCCGCATGGCCATGCACTCCGCCTGGCTGTACGCGCACAACATGTTCCACTACATCGACAACCTCTTCAAGCAGGTCCCGGGCACGCCGGACCTCGACGACGAGATCGCGCGCGCGTCGCTCGTGACCAAGGAGGGCCGGATCGTCTTCGGGCCCGCCCTGGAAGCGATGGGCGAGCGCTGA
- a CDS encoding terminase family protein yields the protein MRLAGDLALGLDPALMFAFAVGPPDAWQADALRSRAPRMLWNASRQSGKSTVAAALAVHRATYRAGSLILLISPSQRQSGELFTKARSVYRSIGEPVAIRAESALRLELENSSRIISLPGAEGTIRGYSGVSLLILDEAARIDDDLYVACRPMLAVSGGRLLALSTPFGRRGWWFEAWSDGGPSWERVRVTAHDCPRISAEFLEHERAEMDDWHFRQEYMTEFADNADAAFNADLIRAALSDDVKPLIVRAR from the coding sequence ATGCGCCTCGCCGGTGACCTCGCCCTCGGCCTTGACCCCGCGCTCATGTTCGCCTTTGCGGTTGGGCCTCCTGACGCCTGGCAGGCCGACGCCCTCCGATCACGAGCACCTCGGATGCTCTGGAATGCCAGCAGGCAGTCGGGAAAGAGCACCGTTGCCGCCGCGCTCGCCGTCCACCGCGCAACCTATCGCGCCGGCTCGCTGATCCTCCTCATCTCTCCAAGCCAGCGACAGAGCGGCGAGCTGTTCACGAAAGCGCGCTCGGTCTACCGCTCGATCGGTGAGCCGGTCGCGATCCGCGCCGAGTCCGCCCTCCGGTTGGAGCTTGAGAACTCCAGCCGGATCATCTCCCTGCCCGGGGCGGAGGGGACGATCAGAGGCTATTCCGGCGTGAGCCTCTTGATCCTCGACGAAGCCGCGCGGATCGACGACGACCTGTACGTCGCCTGCCGGCCGATGCTCGCGGTGTCGGGTGGTCGGTTGCTCGCCTTGAGCACGCCCTTTGGCCGGAGGGGCTGGTGGTTCGAGGCGTGGTCGGATGGCGGCCCGAGCTGGGAGCGGGTGAGGGTGACGGCTCACGACTGCCCCCGGATCTCGGCGGAGTTCTTGGAACACGAGCGGGCCGAGATGGACGACTGGCACTTCCGCCAGGAGTACATGACGGAGTTCGCCGACAACGCGGACGCCGCCTTTAACGCCGACCTGATCCGCGCCGCGCTGAGTGACGACGTAAAGCCGTTGATTGTGAGGGCAAGATGA